A genome region from Magnolia sinica isolate HGM2019 chromosome 8, MsV1, whole genome shotgun sequence includes the following:
- the LOC131253680 gene encoding autophagy-related protein 18d-like isoform X3 has translation MLGACESLHARSSLPSGRSEPELKDGDETELVSVAWNQDYGYFAAGTNSGFQICKCDPFKNDIRRENTSGGFGIVEMLFQCNILVLVGNESNMQYPPNKLLIWDDNDRRYMGELSFRSTVRGAKLRQNCIVVILEHKIFVYNFRDLKLLHQIETLANPRGLCCLSHHSNNFVLACPGLRRGQVRIEHFGLKVTKLISAHDSHIACLTLTLDGLLLATASTKGTLIRIFNTMDGTRLQEVRRGANTADIYSIAFSPAVQWMVVSSDKGTVHVFRLRVRVAGDVSSNNRGDQGLVMAHQNSLISLDALVSPNMGSNTSYSSFMKGVLPKYFSSERSFAQFRLPEDTHFIAAFGAQNTVMIIGMDGSFYKCSFDPVNGGEMLQLEHIQFLKAKSRQKPGMAS, from the exons ATGCTTGGTGCATGTGAATCATTACATGCCCGGTCTTCACTTCCTTCTGGTCGTTCTGAACCTGAGCTCAAAGACGGTGATGAAACTGAACTAGTGTCAGTTGCTTGGAACCAGGACTATGGATACTTTGCTGCTGGCACAAACAGCGGATTTCAGATTTGTAAGTGTGACCCTTTTAAGAATGACAtccgaagggaaaatacaagtgGGGGATTTGGAATTGTGGAAATGCTGTTTCAGTGCAATATCCTGGTACTCGTTGGCAATGAAAGTAATATGCAATATCCACCAAACAAACTTCTTATCTGGGACGATAATGACCGTCGCTATATGGGTGAACTTTCATTCAGATCTACGGTTCGCGGGGCAAAATTAAGACAGAACTGCATAGTTGTGATTCTTGAACACAAGATATTTGTATACAACTTCAGGGACCTAAAGCTTCTTCATCAAATAGAGACTCTGGCTAATCCAAGGGGACTCTGCTGTCTTTCACATCATTCAAATAACTTTGTGTTGGCCTGTCCTGGTCTGAGACGGGGACAGGTTAGGATCGAACACTTTGGTTTGAAGGTGACGAAGTTAATCAGTGCACATGATTCTCACATTGCGTGCTTGACGTTGACTCTGGATGGGCTTCTTCTTGCTACTGCTAGCACAAAGGGTACTTTGATTAGGATTTTCAACACAATGGATGGGACCCGCCTGCAAGAG GTCCGTAGGGGTGCAAACACAGCAGATATTTATAGCATTGCTTTCTCCCCAGCTGTCCAATGGATGGTAGTGTCTAGTGACAAAGGAACAGTCCATGTATTCAGGCTCAGAGTTCGAGTGGCAGGGGATGTCTCATCGAACAATCGCGGTGATCAAGGGCTTGTAATGGCTCATCAAAATTCATTGATTTCTCTTGATGCCTTGGTATCTCCAAACATGGGTTCCAATACAAGCTACTCTTCTTTCATGAAAG GGGTGTTGCCAAAATATTTCAGTTCTGAAAGGTCGTTTGCTCAGTTCCGCTTACCAGAAGACACTCACTTTATTGCTGCATTTGGAGCTCAGAACACTGTCATGATCATTGGCATGGATGGAAG TTTTTACAAATGCAGCTTCGATCCTGTGAATGGAGGGGAGATGTTGCAGCTGGAACACATCCAGTTTCTCAAAGCCAAGAGCAGGCAGAAGCCCGGCATGGCTTCTTGA
- the LOC131253682 gene encoding pentatricopeptide repeat-containing protein At3g14730 — MKRKTLSSYKLLKNKTFHLAANLSSSIESFQSKIHQKSDVSSVLSDLSGCISSLQACALHKNLSKGKEIHSWMIINGFVESPFSITSLINMYSKCDRPGHALEIFDRACYPNLFAWNAIIAGFVTNGLPEDAIEFYLRMRRENVAPDKFTFPCVIKACSDVADLWEGKKIHAGLFKAGSESDVFIASALINFYLKFNRMEDARQVFDRLLERDVVSWNAMINGYAQIGEFERALEVLAQMLEEAIAPSKFTVTGVLSVFTALEDLRSGQKIHGFVEKIGYGSDIIVLNSLIDMYGKCKCIKDAQEIFERMHQRDLFSWNSILSVYEQSGDHDGTLRLFDRMRDAGIQPDSITISTILPVCSQLAALMHGREIHGYMIVSGMRRDGDVYVENAIIDMYAKCGSLRDARVVFDRMMDRDVVSWNIMILGYGLHGHGHEALDVFSSMLAKNVEPDEVTFVGVLTACSHAGLVGRGLEILVSMEPDHGVIPTVEHYACAVDMLGRAGRLSESYELARTMPIEPNPIVWRALLAACRLHGDASLAEIAASQIFELEPGHCGSYVLLANVYGDTGRYKDVSEVRQTMKLRNVRKMPGCSWIEVNTGVHVFVTGDRAHQQSDQIYTQLHMLIGQLREYGYSPEVRHVSPSIH, encoded by the coding sequence atgaaaagaaaaaccctCTCTTCCTACAAACTACTGAAGAACAAAACCTTCCATCTTGCTGCCAATCTCTCCTCTTCGATCGAATCCTTTCAATCCAAAATCCATCAAAAATCAGATGTTTCGTCCGTCCTCTCTGATCTAAGCGGCTGCATTTCGTCCTTACAGGCCTGTGCCCTTCACAAGAATCTCTCGAAAGGGAAGGAAATCCATTCATGGATGATCATCAATGGCTTCGTAGAATCCCCATTTTCCATCACCAGCTTAATCAACATGTACTCGAAATGTGATCGTCCTGGCCACGCTCTTGAGATCTTTGATCGGGCCTGCTACCCGAATCTCTTTGCTTGGAATGCTATCATTGCTGGGTTTGTCACGAATGGTCTCCCAGAGGATGCTATCGAGTTCTATCTGAGAATGCGGCGAGAGAATGTTGCCCCGGATAAATTCACATTCCCTTGCGTGATCAAGGCGTGCTCGGATGTTGCTGATTTATGGGAAGGGAAGAAGATCCATGCCGGGTTATTTAAGGCCGGGTCCGAATCAGATGTTTTCATTGCCAGCGCTTTGATCAATTTCTACTTGAAATTCAATCGCATGGAGGATGCAAGGCAGGTGTTCGATCGATTGCTTGAGAGAGATGTTGTGTCGTGGAATGCGATGATTAATGGGTATGCTCAAATTGGGGAGTTTGAAAGGGCATTGGAGGTTTTGGCACAGATGTTGGAAGAAGCTATTGCCCCAAGTAAGTTCACGGTCACTGGAGTATTGTCGGTTTTTACAGCCTTGGAAGATTTGAGGAGTGGGCAAAAGATTCATGGGTTTGTGGAGAAAATTGGGTATGGCTCAGACATTATCGTATTGAATTCCTTGATTGATATGTATGGAAAATGCAAGTGCATCAAAGATGCACAAGAAATCTTTGAAAGGATGCATCAAAGGGATTTGTTTTCTTGGAACTCAATTCTTTCAGTTTATGAACAGTCTGGCGATCATGATGGGACACTTAGGCTATTTGATAGGATGCGGGATGCTGGAATTCAGCCAGATTCCATCACGATCTCGACCATTTTGCCAGTGTGTTCGCAGCTAGCAGCATTGATGCATGGGAGGGAGATTCATGGGTACATGATTGTTAGTGGCATGAGGAGAGATGGTGATGTGTATGTGGAGAATGCCATCATCGACATGTATGCGAAATGCGGGAGCCTGAGGGATGCTCGCGTGGTTTTTGATAGGATGATGGATAGGGATGTGGTGTCGTGGAACATCATGATATTGGGGTATGGCCTGCATGGGCATGGGCATGAGGCATTGGATGTGTTCTCAAGCATGCTCGCCAAGAATGTGGAGCCTGATGAGGTGACGTTCGTCGGGGTCCTAACTGCATGCAGCCACGCAGGCTTGGTAGGTCGCGGTTTGGAGATCCTTGTCAGCATGGAGCCAGACCATGGGGTGATCCCCACAGTCGAACACTATGCTTGTGCAGTAGACATGCTTGGTCGGGCTGGACGACTCAGCGAGTCCTACGAATTGGCCCGAACCATGCCAATTGAGCCCAACCCAATAGTCTGGCGGGCGCTCTTGGCAGCCTGCCGGCTCCATGGGGACGCATCACTTGCTGAGATTGCAGCAAGCCAGATCTTCGAGCTTGAACCAGGGCACTGTGGGAGCTACGTGTTGCTTGCGAATGTCTATGGAGACACTGGGCGGTACAAAGATGTGTCAGAGGTTAGGCAGACGATGAAGCTCCGGAATGTGAGGAAGATGCCGGGGTGTAGTTGGATTGAGGTAAACACAGGAGTGCATGTATTTGTGACCGGAGATCGGGCCCACCAGCAATCAGACCAGATTTACACTCAATTACATATGTTAATTGGGCAACTACGCGAGTATGGGTACTCACCAGAGGTTAGGCACGTCTCGCCCAGCATACATTAA
- the LOC131253680 gene encoding autophagy-related protein 18d-like isoform X1, whose translation MLGACESLHARSSLPSGRSEPELKDGDETELVSVAWNQDYGYFAAGTNSGFQICKCDPFKNDIRRENTSGGFGIVEMLFQCNILVLVGNESNMQYPPNKLLIWDDNDRRYMGELSFRSTVRGAKLRQNCIVVILEHKIFVYNFRDLKLLHQIETLANPRGLCCLSHHSNNFVLACPGLRRGQVRIEHFGLKVTKLISAHDSHIACLTLTLDGLLLATASTKGTLIRIFNTMDGTRLQEVRRGANTADIYSIAFSPAVQWMVVSSDKGTVHVFRLRVRVAGDVSSNNRGDQGLVMAHQNSLISLDALVSPNMGSNTSYSSFMKGVLPKYFSSERSFAQFRLPEDTHFIAAFGAQNTVMIIGMDGSNSMKHAPKCLQAYTWHLRILLRTADLPGHHADVPRRKLAIRQWQPSMLRGFFTNAASIL comes from the exons ATGCTTGGTGCATGTGAATCATTACATGCCCGGTCTTCACTTCCTTCTGGTCGTTCTGAACCTGAGCTCAAAGACGGTGATGAAACTGAACTAGTGTCAGTTGCTTGGAACCAGGACTATGGATACTTTGCTGCTGGCACAAACAGCGGATTTCAGATTTGTAAGTGTGACCCTTTTAAGAATGACAtccgaagggaaaatacaagtgGGGGATTTGGAATTGTGGAAATGCTGTTTCAGTGCAATATCCTGGTACTCGTTGGCAATGAAAGTAATATGCAATATCCACCAAACAAACTTCTTATCTGGGACGATAATGACCGTCGCTATATGGGTGAACTTTCATTCAGATCTACGGTTCGCGGGGCAAAATTAAGACAGAACTGCATAGTTGTGATTCTTGAACACAAGATATTTGTATACAACTTCAGGGACCTAAAGCTTCTTCATCAAATAGAGACTCTGGCTAATCCAAGGGGACTCTGCTGTCTTTCACATCATTCAAATAACTTTGTGTTGGCCTGTCCTGGTCTGAGACGGGGACAGGTTAGGATCGAACACTTTGGTTTGAAGGTGACGAAGTTAATCAGTGCACATGATTCTCACATTGCGTGCTTGACGTTGACTCTGGATGGGCTTCTTCTTGCTACTGCTAGCACAAAGGGTACTTTGATTAGGATTTTCAACACAATGGATGGGACCCGCCTGCAAGAG GTCCGTAGGGGTGCAAACACAGCAGATATTTATAGCATTGCTTTCTCCCCAGCTGTCCAATGGATGGTAGTGTCTAGTGACAAAGGAACAGTCCATGTATTCAGGCTCAGAGTTCGAGTGGCAGGGGATGTCTCATCGAACAATCGCGGTGATCAAGGGCTTGTAATGGCTCATCAAAATTCATTGATTTCTCTTGATGCCTTGGTATCTCCAAACATGGGTTCCAATACAAGCTACTCTTCTTTCATGAAAG GGGTGTTGCCAAAATATTTCAGTTCTGAAAGGTCGTTTGCTCAGTTCCGCTTACCAGAAGACACTCACTTTATTGCTGCATTTGGAGCTCAGAACACTGTCATGATCATTGGCATGGATGGAAG TAACTCCATGAAGCATGCCCCAAAATGCCTCCAAGCTTACACATGGCACTTGCGCATCTTGCTCAGGACCGCTGATTTGCCAGGCCATCATGCGGATGTGCCAAGGCGGAAGTTAGCAATCAGGCAATGGCAGCCATCCATGTTGAGAGGCT TTTTTACAAATGCAGCTTCGATCCTGTGA
- the LOC131253680 gene encoding autophagy-related protein 18d-like isoform X2: MLGACESLHARSSLPSGRSEPELKDGDETELVSVAWNQDYGYFAAGTNSGFQICKCDPFKNDIRRENTSGGFGIVEMLFQCNILVLVGNESNMQYPPNKLLIWDDNDRRYMGELSFRSTVRGAKLRQNCIVVILEHKIFVYNFRDLKLLHQIETLANPRGLCCLSHHSNNFVLACPGLRRGQVRIEHFGLKVTKLISAHDSHIACLTLTLDGLLLATASTKGTLIRIFNTMDGTRLQEVRRGANTADIYSIAFSPAVQWMVVSSDKGTVHVFRLRVRVAGDVSSNNRGDQGLVMAHQNSLISLDALVSPNMGSNTSYSSFMKGVLPKYFSSERSFAQFRLPEDTHFIAAFGAQNTVMIIGMDGRTADLPGHHADVPRRKLAIRQWQPSMLRGFFTNAASIL; encoded by the exons ATGCTTGGTGCATGTGAATCATTACATGCCCGGTCTTCACTTCCTTCTGGTCGTTCTGAACCTGAGCTCAAAGACGGTGATGAAACTGAACTAGTGTCAGTTGCTTGGAACCAGGACTATGGATACTTTGCTGCTGGCACAAACAGCGGATTTCAGATTTGTAAGTGTGACCCTTTTAAGAATGACAtccgaagggaaaatacaagtgGGGGATTTGGAATTGTGGAAATGCTGTTTCAGTGCAATATCCTGGTACTCGTTGGCAATGAAAGTAATATGCAATATCCACCAAACAAACTTCTTATCTGGGACGATAATGACCGTCGCTATATGGGTGAACTTTCATTCAGATCTACGGTTCGCGGGGCAAAATTAAGACAGAACTGCATAGTTGTGATTCTTGAACACAAGATATTTGTATACAACTTCAGGGACCTAAAGCTTCTTCATCAAATAGAGACTCTGGCTAATCCAAGGGGACTCTGCTGTCTTTCACATCATTCAAATAACTTTGTGTTGGCCTGTCCTGGTCTGAGACGGGGACAGGTTAGGATCGAACACTTTGGTTTGAAGGTGACGAAGTTAATCAGTGCACATGATTCTCACATTGCGTGCTTGACGTTGACTCTGGATGGGCTTCTTCTTGCTACTGCTAGCACAAAGGGTACTTTGATTAGGATTTTCAACACAATGGATGGGACCCGCCTGCAAGAG GTCCGTAGGGGTGCAAACACAGCAGATATTTATAGCATTGCTTTCTCCCCAGCTGTCCAATGGATGGTAGTGTCTAGTGACAAAGGAACAGTCCATGTATTCAGGCTCAGAGTTCGAGTGGCAGGGGATGTCTCATCGAACAATCGCGGTGATCAAGGGCTTGTAATGGCTCATCAAAATTCATTGATTTCTCTTGATGCCTTGGTATCTCCAAACATGGGTTCCAATACAAGCTACTCTTCTTTCATGAAAG GGGTGTTGCCAAAATATTTCAGTTCTGAAAGGTCGTTTGCTCAGTTCCGCTTACCAGAAGACACTCACTTTATTGCTGCATTTGGAGCTCAGAACACTGTCATGATCATTGGCATGGATGGAAG GACCGCTGATTTGCCAGGCCATCATGCGGATGTGCCAAGGCGGAAGTTAGCAATCAGGCAATGGCAGCCATCCATGTTGAGAGGCT TTTTTACAAATGCAGCTTCGATCCTGTGA
- the LOC131253680 gene encoding autophagy-related protein 18d-like isoform X4 — translation MLGACESLHARSSLPSGRSEPELKDGDETELVSVAWNQDYGYFAAGTNSGFQICKCDPFKNDIRRENTSGGFGIVEMLFQCNILVLVGNESNMQYPPNKLLIWDDNDRRYMGELSFRSTVRGAKLRQNCIVVILEHKIFVYNFRDLKLLHQIETLANPRGLCCLSHHSNNFVLACPGLRRGQVRIEHFGLKVTKLISAHDSHIACLTLTLDGLLLATASTKGTLIRIFNTMDGTRLQEVRRGANTADIYSIAFSPAVQWMVVSSDKGTVHVFRLRVRVAGDVSSNNRGDQGLVMAHQNSLISLDALVSPNMGSNTSYSSFMKGVLPKYFSSERSFAQFRLPEDTHFIAAFGAQNTVMIIGMDGRRNSYYNVLFK, via the exons ATGCTTGGTGCATGTGAATCATTACATGCCCGGTCTTCACTTCCTTCTGGTCGTTCTGAACCTGAGCTCAAAGACGGTGATGAAACTGAACTAGTGTCAGTTGCTTGGAACCAGGACTATGGATACTTTGCTGCTGGCACAAACAGCGGATTTCAGATTTGTAAGTGTGACCCTTTTAAGAATGACAtccgaagggaaaatacaagtgGGGGATTTGGAATTGTGGAAATGCTGTTTCAGTGCAATATCCTGGTACTCGTTGGCAATGAAAGTAATATGCAATATCCACCAAACAAACTTCTTATCTGGGACGATAATGACCGTCGCTATATGGGTGAACTTTCATTCAGATCTACGGTTCGCGGGGCAAAATTAAGACAGAACTGCATAGTTGTGATTCTTGAACACAAGATATTTGTATACAACTTCAGGGACCTAAAGCTTCTTCATCAAATAGAGACTCTGGCTAATCCAAGGGGACTCTGCTGTCTTTCACATCATTCAAATAACTTTGTGTTGGCCTGTCCTGGTCTGAGACGGGGACAGGTTAGGATCGAACACTTTGGTTTGAAGGTGACGAAGTTAATCAGTGCACATGATTCTCACATTGCGTGCTTGACGTTGACTCTGGATGGGCTTCTTCTTGCTACTGCTAGCACAAAGGGTACTTTGATTAGGATTTTCAACACAATGGATGGGACCCGCCTGCAAGAG GTCCGTAGGGGTGCAAACACAGCAGATATTTATAGCATTGCTTTCTCCCCAGCTGTCCAATGGATGGTAGTGTCTAGTGACAAAGGAACAGTCCATGTATTCAGGCTCAGAGTTCGAGTGGCAGGGGATGTCTCATCGAACAATCGCGGTGATCAAGGGCTTGTAATGGCTCATCAAAATTCATTGATTTCTCTTGATGCCTTGGTATCTCCAAACATGGGTTCCAATACAAGCTACTCTTCTTTCATGAAAG GGGTGTTGCCAAAATATTTCAGTTCTGAAAGGTCGTTTGCTCAGTTCCGCTTACCAGAAGACACTCACTTTATTGCTGCATTTGGAGCTCAGAACACTGTCATGATCATTGGCATGGATGGAAG AAGGAATTCTTACTACAATGTGCTCTTCAAGTAA